One stretch of Daphnia pulicaria isolate SC F1-1A chromosome 6, SC_F0-13Bv2, whole genome shotgun sequence DNA includes these proteins:
- the LOC124343669 gene encoding dipeptidase 1-like — translation MKLSLIVLSLLLVAEGIHSSRYRRFDPATKENYLKQARGVLERVPLIDGHNDFPWTLRNYAKNQIAALNITDLTKLEPWASSPSSHTDINRLRQGQVGAQFWVAYVDCKTQYKDALAKTWEQIDVIHRLVEANPSTFEFVTSAKGIEDAFSRGKIGSLVGVEGGHSIDSSLGILRMMYDMGVRYMTLTHACPTPWADNSQLDNPGGVPVNDGLSSFGKLVIKEMNRLGMLIDLSHVSRKTMRDALETSTAPVIFSHSSAYALCNNTRNVPDDILKLVAQKGGVVMVNFYSDFVTCSISPATLQHVANHMDHIRKVAGVDNIGIGADYNGVSRVPEGLDDVSKYPDLFAELLARGWSESDLEKVAGWNLLRVFKGTEAVRDQMAADGVKPFDNWIPQTDLPVESLPCSTGDYSNNTYTYPNNNAGRTEFSFLSFSCLSLVFYSSTLFIGYL, via the exons ATGAAACTGagtttaattgttttatcaCTTCTGTTGGTTGCGGAGGGGATCCACAGCTCTCGCTACAGACGCTTCGATCCGGCTACCAAagagaattatttaaaacaagcTAGAGGTGTTCTGGAACGAGTTCCGCTTATTGATGG TCACAATGATTTTCCGTGGACTCTGCGTAATTACGCCAAAAATCAAATCGCAGCCTTGAATATAACTGACTTGACCAAATTGGAGCCATGGGCCAGTTCTCCGTCGTCTCATACAGACATCAACAGACTGCGCCAGGGTCAGGTCGGAGCTCAG TTTTGGGTGGCCTATGTGGACTGTAAGACTCAATACAAGGACGCCCTCGCCAAGACATGGGAGCAGATTGACGTCATACATCGATTGGTGGAAGCCAATCCCAGTACTTTCGAATTTGTTACATCAGCAAAAG gGATCGAGGACGCTTTTAGCCGGGGGAAAATTGGCAGCCTCGTAGGAGTGGAAGGTGGCCATTCCATCGACAGCTCATTGGGCATACTCCGTATGATGTATGACATGGGTGTGCGCTACATGACATTGACCCATGCTTGTCCTACTCCTTG GGCGGATAACTCCCAACTGGATAACCCTGGTGGAGTGCCAGTCAATGATGGCCTCTCTTCTTTTGGCAAG TTGGTCATAAAGGAAATGAATCGATTGGGAATGCTGATTGATTTATCGCACGTTTCACGCAAAACGATGAGAGACGCACTGGAAACTAGCACAGCTCCCGTCATTTTCTCTCACTCGTCGGCGTACGCATTGTGCAACAACACGCGCAATGTACCCGATGACATTCTCAAGTTGGTGGCTCAAAAGGGTGGCGTAGTCATGGTCAACTTTTATTCGGACTTCGTGACTTGCAGTATTTCTCCAGCAACTCTTCAACATGTTGCAA atcACATGGATCATATCCGAAAAGTTGCGGGAGTTGATAACATCGGGATCGGAGCCGACTACAACGGTGTCTCAAG GGTGCCAGAAGGATTGGATGACGTTTCGAAATATCCGGACTTGTTTGCTGAGTTACTTGCTCGCGGTTGGTCAGAAAGCGACCTGGAAAAAGTTGCCGGATGGAACTTGCTGCGTGTCTTTAAAGGCACAGAAGCG GTGCGAGATCAGATGGCAGCCGATGGTGTGAAGCCTTTCGACAATTGGATTCCGCAGACGGACCTGCCCGTCGAGTCTCTTCCGTGTAGCACCGGCGATTACAGCAACAACACATACACTTACCCTAACAATAATGCTGGGCGaactgaattttcttttctctccttttcctgTCTCTCTTTAGTTTTTTACTCTTCAACTTTATTTATCGGTTATCTTTAA